The genomic DNA TGAGGACAATAATTTTGGACTCTATTGCGATGGCAATaagagttatttttgtttgcatTCATTAGTAGGCTTGATCTGTCATATATACTCTATCATGCCTTACAACTTAAATCCCCTTCCAGGATAGAGACAACAATGCTACCATTTGAGGATGATCCGCTATCAGCAGAAAATCTTCTAGAAGACAGTGTCAACCACTTTTGTAAGGTTCTAAGATTTGCCCACGAGTGGGGGCCACCAATATATCCCACAGGGCCCTTGAACATAGATGAACGTCAAACAAATGTAACCCATATAGATGGAATGTCTTGCGCCCGCAACTTTAGTCTGCATATGATAGCGATTGATAGTGTAAGGAATCACCACTTTGCTGAATCCCTTGGAATAGATATCACTAATAAGAAGGATATGACTGCCGTCGTTATATTGGATAGTAAGGTAAGACAATTTTCTATAACATACgatattcaactttattattttgtaatacagTCGAAAATGTAacgttgttgtatttttattagtacaCTATACAAGAATATTTCAGtaattcatttaattgttactttcCACAGCACGAGAGCCAGTACTTATTATCGGAGGAATACAACGCGAAATCAATAAGAGAATTTATATCCAACTTTACGAACAAGAGTCTGAAGCGTTCCCTTCGTTCCCACGTGTACGATACGATGCACACGCATTACTTCGGCTCGGACGGCACGTCGGAACAGATGGGCATCAGTGAGAACGCAGTGTATATTGAAGATCTCACCTCAAGGACGTTTAGAAGATTGGTGAAGACACCGGGGATGGTCAGTTACAGCTGTTTAtctataactagctacttccgcgcggtttcacccgctctgctcggcttcgattgatcgtagcgtgatgttttatagcctatagccttcctcgataaatgcactacccaacacaaaaagaattattcaaatcggaccagtagttccggagattagcgctttcaaacaaacaaacaaactcttcagctttataatattagtatagataatataatgttattatttatttagtctagtttatttcaTTCTTCATTTCCACTCAATTTCTATCCGGAAGTTtgatatttaaactttttactttCTCTTCGAAGGTCAGGAGGGTCAGAGAGTGAGATTTCTCTCGCGCTTTCTGTCGCCCTCCTTATCTTTTCATTGAAGGGGGGATGGGGGCTTCATCGTGAAGTTGTATTTACTCGTTTTTTATCCTTCAATCAAAAACTGTCAGCAATGGAGCGGCAGACGTTTGTATAGATATTTGTAAAGCTCATGTGTGTGTAGATGTCTCTGGTGGCGGTGTGCGGGGGGTCGTGCAGCGCGCGCGTGTCGCGGGCCGTGGAGGGCGCGCGGCGGCTGCTGGCGGGCTGCGGCCTGCGCCTGCGCCTGGCGCGCCTCGACGCGCTGCGACACGACCTGCCCTGGCACTACACCGTGCACCACTACCCCACGCTACTCGTCTTCCCGGCGCACAGGTCAATAATCAtcttattaaactaaaatattaacattactaAAGCCTTATGGCAATAGGGAAGTCCCATTTCTCATGTCCGTTCTAATAAGGAgaaaatttattagtttaaaatgaACACCTTCCTCCAGAGCTGTTTATGAGAATCTATCTCCCACTAGAACAGTTTTAACACCTTTTAAGACTACCAATAAAATTTAAGCCTTGCGTGTTAACATAGAGCAACGCGGGCCTCGTACCGAGGGGAGTAGCCATAGCGTTTATTTCTAGTACAAAACTGTCTGTCATTTTTTGCGGGGGGAAATCTCACAcgcacacaaaaacaattacctGTCACTACGACACTCACACAAAACAATTAGAACATCACAAACATAATTTCACACATACATCGAAACATTCTCTATCGCAACATTcgaaataatgtaaacatttctTAAAAGTACATTGACAAATGTGGCTGTGCAACAGTCGATATAAATTATCGATGTATTTGATAATTTGGTTAGGGAAATcaggttaaaaaaaatacaaatattaattttaagtatagGACTATAATTTTATCCACTATATTGCTTGCCAAAAAAGTTCACACttagtcattttaatattatattgaaataattttaagtattatgtaggtgtaatttaaaaaataaaaaattatcgtAGCTAAATACGCAGTATGAGTATATCTCAaatcaaataatgtaattttatcgataaaaatatatctacaacaCAGTAACAGCACTTTTGTCTAGTTGTAGTGAGATCTCCGATATCAACACCGATTAATCGCTCGACCAATCTGCTAATTGTATGAGAGCGCGCGGTCTGTGTTGCTAAACAAATCCGAATCAACACAaccttaatttattgtaatatttacgttttaaaagaataaaatagtaatagtgagactaaaaattaattacatatgaaaGGTAAGCCCATCTATTTCCAAATTTAATTTGCCAGATCGCTTTTTGCAGCAGAACACTGAACAATTAGGCATTTTCGACGGACGTCCTTTCTACGCGCTAGTCGATTCAGTCTAGTGATTAGTGTGGCCCGCAACTAGTTTTGTTTTACACATAGGACCACCCTTGTACTTTGGCTCGCaaacatctgcaaaaaatggcTATTCCGTACGAGGTCCGCGTTGCTCTATGCGTGTTAAAGACAAATGCAAAAACTGATCAAGCCAATCTAAACCAGcctttattatatgtattaaaatttaaattacaaaaaatagtaCGCAATATGCCTGTGCCATACACGTGGCATGTATCATAGACGTTTCATCACTACTTTGAACTATATTTGTATGTCAAGGACACCCTTATCATACATAGGCTCgcaaatatttccaaaaaatgtgtcattaagtatgtttgtttggcGTATATAGTGTTAAAGACAAATGCAAACATTGATCAAGCCAATCTAAACTAGCCATTATTATATGGTATTCAAATCGAAATTACAAAAATTGTATGCAATGGCTTACACGTGGCATGTGTCATAGACGTCTCATCActactttaaattatatttgtatgtcAAGGACACCCTTATCATTGGCTCgcaaaaatatttccaaaaaatatgttgataagtatgtttgtttgtgtgtaagGCGCGGCGAGGCGGACAGTGAGTCGTACCCGGGGGAGGCGCGCATCACGACGGCGGGCGCCGTGGCGCTGGCGCTGCGCTCGCTGGCCGCGCCACTACATCTGCGCGTCAGGCTCGCCCTCTGTGCTGCCGTGCTGGTACGGCAATACTATTCATTGTTTATGTGTAGTTATCAGAAACTTTACTGTATATGTAGCTTTTGAGTTTGAATCCTGTTAAGTATCAATGTGCAGGGTGATGtctaattttaataagattagCAATATACATACTACGGACAGGATTGGATGAAGttacccattaaaaaaaattacataccaCCAGTAACTAGCGAAAACTAAGTCTTAATCATTTAGTATTGGACATACTAAATGTTTAAGACATaccccgaatactgaaatgctactcaattttaagttgtacttaaatatagtgctatctctgtcattttataaagaattgatacgACACAttggacagaactagttttaagagcgtcttaaaattgagtagcgtttgagtattcggacattttTCTCTTGGGCTATAGGAATTAAAAGTCATGACGTTATGTAGTTAACTAAccatttattacattacagaGCCACAACGAAAAGAAGACATGTTTAAGAGACATAAAAGAACACGCGACGTCGGTTATCAACAAAAATCTCAGACACTGGCGGCAGATTGAAGACAGAGAGCTTAAAGAAGCCTTATTTAAAAGACTGCAACACTTACACACACTCGCGTTGGACCTAAGTTTATTCCATGTGACTGATCTCAGTGAAAATAGTGTGAAACGAGTGTCCCTATCCAACACCCTAAGTGTACTATCTAAGAACTGGGACATCAACACTTCAGCGTTAAGAAAAAATGCCAATGTCTCAACACTAAGCAAAACAAGTTGATATTAGTTGTAACTTTGTAAATAGTGTACATTGCTCATATAGAAATATGTaactatgttatttatttttgaagccCGAAGTACTATTAAATGTTGAAAACAAACGTGattcattgtttttttctttctgtAAATACAGTGTACATATAGTCAAACACTCTATGGAATCTTCAGTTAGAAGTTCTTTACTGGTATATGTGCGTATGCGTATGATACGCGTAATTATGTTATACAGCAAGACAATAAATGTGGTGTCCATAGATGTTTAAAGAGAAAATTGTGTATGATATAACGATCATTTATTTGACCAAAATTCTTTCTTTACCAATCTTTGCCTGTCGAAATAATTTTAGCGGCTCATAATCTTGAGCAGTATTTGTGGCGACTTGGCCGATAGTCTCTTTCCAAAGGTAGATGTGCAATTTCTATCACCGGAAACTGTACACAATACATGTACTTCTTCACCACAGACTTCTTTGGTAAACTTCCTCTGTGTATCAATTTTCTGTTGCCACTGGAGATAGGATTCTTGATAAAATCCTTATGTATTCATCAGACTGGACGCGAAatcaaataatttgtcaaaatcATAATTACCGACCAGATAGTGGAAAATTAAATGGCAGCATGCAAATATTTTCAGTGTCCGAGATTACAACTTCATAAAATCGTTTGGAAATACCCAACACAGGAAAAGTACAGCTGTGTTATTTCATAGTAATCAGTAATAGCACATGTCGCCGAGTATAGAATTTGATGATAGAGCCTGATGTAAGATAACTAGGCACTTTATTTTTAGTCCATCTGGTCTGACGCAACGCGACAATGCATTGCCAATTAGCCCACCGAAATAGATAAGGGTTTAACGTCACGGTTTTTTTGGCatatttatgaattattaacaacaaaatatgtagataaatatatttactatcATTGTCTGAGTAATATAATCAAACATGTGTTCAGAATTCGACATCTCTGCCGAAGAAGGAGagagtgttttgttttgtgctaCTGCGCCACGCTCGCACCAAGCTTAGCACCGTCGATATAGACTTCTTCACGTACAATCCTGGGAATTAAAGACAGGAGAACAAAACATGGTTATCGTTGTTATTGTACCAATAAAGATACCAGTATCGATGGATATCATGCTATCGCACATGTGAATCATCCCCATGATTTATAATcatatgtaagtaggtacatacttgTCTCCATCAAATTATGAGCCCATACAATGTTTAGGTACAAGTAGGACACGTTACCTACTTTAGTCGATTGATCTCTAATTAAATTGTCGAGTGTGAGGTTTAGTTtgggttcatatctgacggaacatgcgtcgcgtattatcggtcgcgtaacgccagaacagacaaatgttagaaaaacacttgaccgttGACACCGAATCGATGATACgttcgacgtattttacgtcagatatgaaccgacccatAGTAAACCAACCAACAAAACAAAGTACCAAGATATGAAGATACGTACTAAGGTTACTTGTGTCCGTAAAGTTGGGGAACATTTCATGGTAAGGCTTGATGAGGAACACGAGGTCAATGCCCACTACACCACTGATGTAATCTATCAGTGTTCCTGCGACACGCTCATCGTTACTGCTTTGGTGCACCTGAAAATTCAGGAAATTGCACCGAAATACTTATCTAATTAAACGAATTACCATAATATCATTATACCAGCCAATCTTAATCCTTTACAGAATAAAGAGAACAGTATGATTTTGTAGAATTAATCAGATAGATTAGGTGGCTATCTGCAAAGGATTTGATGTtgcataaaatatgtatatttttaagtgtcggagagccacgcttcggcacgaatgggttggctcaaccggagtgataccacggcctcaccgaaaaccgacgtgaaacaacgcttgcgttgtgtgagtgaggttaccggagacccaatttccctccttcccaattttcccaatccccgataccccaacaacccttaaattcctaacccccaaaaggccggcaacgcacttgtaacgcctctggtttttcaagtctccatgggcggcggcaattacttactatcaggtgatgcGCCTGATGGTAtagtgttccataaaaaaaaactgacctCGTACAGTCGTCCATCGGGTAGGCGCGCCTGTCTGGCTGCATATTCACCAATGTCTTGTAGAGTGCGATAGTTGCTTGGTGTACGTAGTGAGTAGCGCCACGGGTACAGGATATATTCCTAAAAGCCACATGACATCGACATTACTTGTTTACCTAGGTACAAATCTTATATTCTAATAAATACCTTATTAGAATTATATTCGAAACCCTTCCGCTAAATTAGAGCAGGTTCGACAAGAAAGCCCCTTTTCCTCAATATGCGACAGGAACCGAGAGGCAGCACGATACGCGTATCTTTGAATTGGAATACTAGATGTAGGCTGAACTAACTTGTCTGTGAGTCTTAAAGTGGGGTCTGCAAGCCTGGCCACCACGTGTCTGTATGGGCGTTAGTCTCCTCAAGCTAGAGTTTATAAAGGTTTTCTAAATTGGGGTCAAAAAAGACCGAAGAAACATACCACAGTTAAAAGTCGGCGTTAACTAACCTTTTTGGGTACAAAACTGGCGTGTAGATGTATGGCTAAGTTGATAAAATCTCCCATTTTATCTACATATTTCCGAATTGCTTTTGCTTCGGCGGCGGAAAATGGTTTCTGACCAGGATAATACTGGCAACACCGCGTGGGGGTTTTATGAACGTCATCTGAAACAAGAATAAATTGGCTGTTAGCAATGTATAATTAAAGATTTTTCAAATAACAAACACAGTTTaagtgcattttttattatttaattaaataactacatTAATCAAGGCTATCCATTACAGTTTCAGTTATTTCCGATTTTGAGTGTTCACGAGGTATCGGCTAGGTAACGTTAATGATGAAATTAATGACGTATTGTCTAGGAAGATAAACACGGGAATTACCAACGAACAAAAATAActgtctacataattatattttatcaaattaccTTGCCAATGATAAGCGAAATTCCGATTGATGTTAGTCCCGAAACAGCGTTTGTCGTTTTGTTCGTCTTCCAGATCAACATTCTTGTGCCATTCTGTTGGACGAGTCTCAGCCCTTGCTGATACATTCTGGGTCCAGTCAACGGAGTTTAAAGCCCGACGTGTGCGCATGTTATGAGTGAATTCAATGCCATCTGGATTGCCCATGGGTACCAAATACCTTACAATGATgttgataattaaaattaactctTAACTATTAGCTCTCGATCAACAAGGTACAAGCTCGTAAGTAAGACTGCTAAGCAAAGGTTTTCGGGTTCGGTACCCGGGTCACAAAGTGTCGTATTTCAGAAAACGGTTTCAGTTGAAATTTGAAATCAGTCAGGTCTCAATCTATATAAAGGAATCCGTGTTATTACTGAAAAATTCCAAAATCCTGAAATAGCCCAATGGTAATGCAATACCGAGGCAGCCGAAATCGCTGTAACTGTAGAGATAAGTGAATAAATCTTCCATTTACGTAATAAATTACTACAAGGTTTTTTTCATATACAAGGAGTGATATCTAACAACGACTCACCAGTCATAATCGTTGAAGAATGGTGTCTGATAACTCGCATCATAGAGCAACTTCTCCGACAGCTCCAATATTGCATTGGGAGACGCCCACGCCATCGGGTTTAGTGCTGTTCGTTAAAATATATACTTCAATTTACCTAATGACTatagctactcccgcgcggtttcacccgccgctcggctcctattgatcgtagcttGATCTTTTAAATCCTAAAGGAGCTTTTCACAAtgaatggactatccaacacaaaaataattattcaattcgaaccatgAGTTCCGGATATTAGCGCGCTCAAATTAACAAACACTtcactttatatttttactttagatTAGTACAACTATTGATAGTAAAACTTAAGTTGTCAGTTGGACTACCGAGTCAAAAAAAATTACCTAGTAAGTAGAGTGAAATAGGTACATTTGTCACTCACTTCCTCTACTGTTCCTGTGGGTGTCCTAAGCCTAAGAGACAACTACAGGACTGCACATTTAAAAGAGGCCGCGCAACCTGGTTTACTTaagattgttataatttttaaggTAGTTAAGTACCTCCAACAATAAGTATGCCTGGTTTTCTGGTGTGCTTGTCGCTGCGCAGCTCTACAGCCACAATAGAACGGTTCTCAAATGTTTGCGGAGCCAAGTGCACAACTTTCACCACTTCAGGGTCTCGACGATGGAAGGCATCAACCGCGAACGATAAACCCTTGTGGTCAACATACTCCTTGAATTTCAAATTATCACCTGTACTTCGTGTTGTCCTTATTTTGGCTCCAGATCTGAAGAATCGTGACTTTAAATAAGTAGTTGTTATAAGGGAACTTTTGTTGTCGTAAGCAGGACTTCTGAGCAATGGGTCTTGGTTGGCTCCAGTCCATTAGTCGGGTaagatattattaatgttttagtGTCCCTATGTGTTATATGAATGAGCCCGTTGATACAATGGACTCTTATAGCGTAATTGTGTAAAATCCACCTTTCATTCATTGAGGAAATATAACATGACAACATGACGAATTTACTTATGATCTTTTTACTCACAGTTCAAAATTTCTTGGTGGAAACAAGACCATATAGAGAGCcccaagaaaatataaaatagatatcaaatatatttttatttgtaaaagcaTGTTTATACTTAGAGCCCAAAATgtaaggaaaacccaacaaaaaatGACACAAAAATCAAAGAGTTTTAAAAATCTAACACCGAATATAGTTTGAAACACAgagtaaacaaaacattgtttttgaCGTGACAATATAAACATGTCTGTTCTTTTTTTGTGCTTAACCCCCTTACCTCTATGACTTATTACTTATGgtattaggtacttaatgaAGAACTATTATCTACTTCGGAGCCGGCCCAACTTGTAGGCACTTCCATTTAAGGCTTTGTAGAGGTGGTCTATAGTTCATCTAAGAGTAAATGCTTTTACTCACCTactctttataaaaaatacaggaGTAGAATAAAAAGTTTACAAGTTTATTTCTCGAGATCTTCAAGTAGTACGTTCAAGTAAGTATTCAGTGGCACGATATTACAGACAGAGACTACAATCTATAGCAGtatagcaaataaaaaagaatgttaGAATCTGGCCACTTATGTTctatattttatgacaaattaTTACTCCCGATCTAAACGTCAACGAGAGGCATCATGTTATGTCAAAATATGAAGATTTTGTTATCATGAGAACTTATGTATTTTTGATAACATTTGGTTTTATACAATTAGTTTTCTGCAACCACGACATCAATGTTACTGACTATGAATCATTCTCTGTTTGTCCTGTTAAATGTAAGTATCACTAATCCTGTAATCCTACAGCGAAAAAgcatgtacctacctacctattctCTCGTCTCAATTTATGTACCCAATGCTATATTATTTCACTGTTatacattaaaatgtgttttgtcTTAGTTTTCCGCCGAAAAAGGTCATTCACAGAATACACGCGATGGCGCGCAAACCAAGAAACTACAAATGAGTTTCTAGTGAAGGTGTTAGATGAAGATTTAACAACTGCAGCTCAAACGCACCAAATAGTGGCCGTAAACATACAACCTGTGACGAAAGGAGGTGAGAAGATTATCATAGGTGGTGCGAAAGTTCTTCCACCTACTACGTCGCAAGCTACTAATGATGCGTTAAAGGATTACACAAGATTTGTGCCTCCAACATCACCGGCTATGGCACGTGATGGAGATAATTTCATTCCCCCAATACCTCCGCCAAATCAACCACATGCGCTCTTGCCGTCAAATGGTCtgtaaaagtattatattttaaatagatataaaataataattagattatttttttccttgttgTGTTTCGTATGTGGATATGCTTACATTCATTTCATAATTTCAGTCATCTATCCTGTTCGGAATTCACTTCGTGACGATAGTCCACCTGCCAGCCCTCAGTTTCTAGCACGGACTCCAACGTTGATGGCACGACAGTATGCGCCAATAGCTCCTGTCGCATTCAGTCGTCGTACTACTACAGCGCCTTTAAAACCACCAATTTTAAGCGATTATGTACGTTTTTAAATATTCGatagtatttttatcttatatgttatttaagtttaagGAATTTCCTTCCAGGATCAAGATTCCCAATCACCCCTTGTATCTCCTACACGAACCGAGGCGTATGAAGAAGTAACAGTCCCACGACGAAGTACAACTAAATCAGACCAATTCCGAAGATTTGACCCGACTCgaaactataatttattgaCGCGGACTACATACTCAATTCCCGTTAGAACAACACCACCGTTTGAATTTTCCGTGGCCAATGACATCGAAGTTGATATTGAATCCACGACTGAACGAAAATTTTATGATGGTGTCAGAAGAAAAGAAGACGGAGCAAAGAAGGACGCTGAAAAAGATTCTGATTCTTTATACAAcatgatgttttataatgatgatgatagtgACAATACAAAATCTAAAAAGGAAGATCAAGAATTAAGTGACAACTATTATGAAAAAAAGGGTGTTCACGAGGAGGCTCTAGAAAAAGATTCTGCTGATGCTAAGGAAATGGATATGGAGTACCCTGACAATAGAAATGGCAGTTTAATAAAAGAGTTGCGTATATACCAAGAACAGATTGGTTCTGATAACATCACGTTCAAGATGCCAGCTAAAGGTGTAATAGGTATTCCCGGTATAGAAGAAGTAACAAGTAAAGGAATGAAAGATACACTGCGAGACAAACGTCGCCCGATTTGCAGTTTACTTAAAGTTAGGCAACTGAATTTTAATTCACCGCGAACTTTAGCAGAGGTATGAAACTCTTTTATATCTTTATGAACCAAAAATAAACTAGAGTAGTTACGCTGTGTGATTTGATAACCGAACCACTCCTTGATGGCTTCGATATGACTGCACTTGCAAAGTAGTATCTAGCAGTTTTCTatgctatttaattatttttagataacgAATCAATTGAAACACTGGGCAGATGAGAGTCCAGTGGCCAAGAGGGTGGACATAACGCATGGAAATTTCACGACCATGGAGAATCCTATTTATATGATGATAGTAGATGACCCAGCTAGCGGTCAGATTGTTTCTGCAAAACAAACTGTCATGATTGTCGCAGGTAAGGACGAATTCAGTATCTGTGTATTGTGTACATATTAAATCTCAAGCCTATAATCAGTAGATTGATATTTTTAAGTCACGTTGgatttgctttaatttttttacttgaCTGGAGATTAGACACAAATCTGATCAATCAGGGTGCATCAATCAGacttatgcatgtttttttacttCTTGCACAAACCATTGGATTGTTtctgcatcacctaaaggttcaactacctattaaaaatggtattaatagtccagtcaatttaggaattcacctcggaattcgagatacccagctgtaattttgtatatacttgtattttgaccccctaaaacttgtctcaaaacctacatatggtagggtgtaagcaacccttaaaattcagggtcaaagggcacaaaaatcgtttttttgcggttttttcgaaatatctcatttcctatgggtttttggcaATTGTATTCAAtggcaatattgtagcatacaaatttctctacaacttttgtataaactttttttttatacggtgaaccgttttcgagatagagggcggagagcgcgcggtcactgcatctcttcaaaaaaatttttttctaacctatccgtgatggttgtctatggataggacataaaaaaatacgtcatggttcctaaaaccatttttcgtcaaaatcaatcgtttgaaagatagacgcttccaaagtggaaaaatgaggtctatcgaatgtgtcctgccccctaacttttaaaataagttagtaagaaaactaaaaaaaaagtatgccatagattttaatgaaaactttcaacgaaaattggtttgaacgagatatcataattagtttttaagaattgatacatttttaataaaaacacacataattttccactttctcaattattttaatcaattcttaaaaactaattatgatatctcgttcaaaccaattttcattgaaaatttccattaaaatctacagcatatattttttttagttttcttactcacttatttaaaaagttagagggcaggacacattctatagacctcatttttctactttaaaagcgtctatctttcaaacgattgatttttaccaaaaatggttttaggaaccatgacgtatttttaaatgtcctatccatagacaaccatcacggataggtgagacgaaaaaaaatttttttgaag from Spodoptera frugiperda isolate SF20-4 chromosome 26, AGI-APGP_CSIRO_Sfru_2.0, whole genome shotgun sequence includes the following:
- the LOC118264722 gene encoding zinc carboxypeptidase A 1 → MFILSRQKQCFVYSVFQTIFGVRFLKLFDFCVIFCWVFLTFWALSINMLLQIKIYLISILYFLGALYMVLFPPRNFELSGAKIRTTRSTGDNLKFKEYVDHKGLSFAVDAFHRRDPEVVKVVHLAPQTFENRSIVAVELRSDKHTRKPGILIVGALNPMAWASPNAILELSEKLLYDASYQTPFFNDYDWYLVPMGNPDGIEFTHNMRTRRALNSVDWTQNVSARAETRPTEWHKNVDLEDEQNDKRCFGTNINRNFAYHWQDDVHKTPTRCCQYYPGQKPFSAAEAKAIRKYVDKMGDFINLAIHLHASFVPKKEYILYPWRYSLRTPSNYRTLQDIGEYAARQARLPDGRLYEVHQSSNDERVAGTLIDYISGVVGIDLVFLIKPYHEMFPNFTDTSNLRLYVKKSISTVLSLVRAWRSSTKQNTLSFFGRDVEF
- the LOC118264460 gene encoding uncharacterized protein LOC118264460, which gives rise to MSKYEDFVIMRTYVFLITFGFIQLVFCNHDINVTDYESFSVCPVKFFRRKRSFTEYTRWRANQETTNEFLVKVLDEDLTTAAQTHQIVAVNIQPVTKGGEKIIIGGAKVLPPTTSQATNDALKDYTRFVPPTSPAMARDGDNFIPPIPPPNQPHALLPSNVIYPVRNSLRDDSPPASPQFLARTPTLMARQYAPIAPVAFSRRTTTAPLKPPILSDYDQDSQSPLVSPTRTEAYEEVTVPRRSTTKSDQFRRFDPTRNYNLLTRTTYSIPVRTTPPFEFSVANDIEVDIESTTERKFYDGVRRKEDGAKKDAEKDSDSLYNMMFYNDDDSDNTKSKKEDQELSDNYYEKKGVHEEALEKDSADAKEMDMEYPDNRNGSLIKELRIYQEQIGSDNITFKMPAKGVIGIPGIEEVTSKGMKDTLRDKRRPICSLLKVRQLNFNSPRTLAEITNQLKHWADESPVAKRVDITHGNFTTMENPIYMMIVDDPASGQIVSAKQTVMIVAGMQGRDHHAVAAAMYVLYQLVERSEAHVELLTKYRFWIIPVFNPDGYDYSMTFPHRREWSKNLRQLWDTCKGRDYCSSCETHGIRCTIQPCYGVNLDRNFEYQWIPADELRAEHPCGGLYAGPRQLSEAETRALTLFMHEQRTPLYTFIAFKEGSILGVMYPYSHTRKKRAYDQIYRQRATRAASAAFSISNRPYVAGQTSEFLPLYAGGIEDWVDGHLGIDNTYSIMMFRPTDLYNSKLITERVVHEAFAAMDTLLLQSMMPTLPRPVTLARQHVHSSSSFTSPICLITLIPIIVLLNS